The following is a genomic window from Geminicoccus roseus DSM 18922.
GACAACACGGCATCCGCCGCGCCCTTCGGAGACACGAAGCCATGAAGCTCCTGCACGTCGATTCCAGCATCCTCGGCGCCGCCTCGGTGAGCCGTACCCTGTCGGTAGGGATCGTCGAGAAGCTGGCCCGCACCATCCCGGGCCTGGAGATCACCTATCGCGATCTCGCCGCTGAGCCGGTGCCGCATCTGTCCGGCGCCTATCTGGCCGCGGGCAGCACGGCGCCCAGCGCGCACGAGCCGGCCCTGCAGCACGACCTTGCACTGAGCGAGGCGGTGCTGGAGGAGTTCCTGGCCGCGGACATCGTGGTCATCGGCGCGCCCATGTACAATTTCACCATCAGCACCCAGCTCAAGGCCTGGATCGACCGCCTGGCCGTCGCGGGGCGCACCTTCCGCTACACCGAGAACGGGCCCGAGGGCCTGGCCGGCGGCAAGCGGATCGTGGTCGCGTCCAGCCGGGGCGGCTTCTATGGCGCCGGCACCGCGCTGGCGGCGATCGACCATCAGGAGCCCTACCTGAAGACCATCTTCGGCTTCTTCGGCATCACCGACATCGAGTATGTCCGCGCTGAGGGCGTGGCCACGGGCGAGGCGCAGCGCACCAAGGCGCTGGACGACGCCCGCGAGGTGATCACCCTGTTGCAGGCGGCCTGACCGGCCCACGCCGGGACGGGTGCCCGCCGTTTTACACGAACGAACCCGAGAGCGGCCGCGAAGGGCATCCTCCCTCGCGGCCGCGCCGTTCAGGGCAGGTCGCCATCGATCCGCTCGCCGGTCGCCGCCAGCCAGCGCCGGCAGAAGACGTGCCATTCGGCTTCCTCCAGGCTGCCGAACACGCGCCCATCCTCGACCTCGACCGGGCCCGAGCGGTCGCCCGGCAGCCGGACGAGCACCCAGCCGCCGGCATCGCCCGACCTCATGACGGTCAGTGGCCGGCCGGCATCGGTGGCACGCAGGCTGTTCAGCACCCGCTGCAGCCCGGGGCTGTGCCGGCCCGTGGGAGCGCGCCGGAACTCCTCCACGAAGTCCCGGTCGCGCTCCGGGTCGATCCGGTAGGCCACCGCCTTCGGCTCAGGCGGCGGGCGCGGTCGCCACCAGCGCCGGGAGTTCGTCCAGGCGCTGGATCAACCGGTCGGCAAGCGCCCGGAACTCGGGCTTGCCGGCGATGTGGGGGTTGGCGGCAAAGCCGATCGTGCGCAGCCCGGCGGCTCTGGCGGCCATCAGCCCGGTGATGCTGTCCTCCACGGCAACGGCCCGTTCCGGCGACACGCCGAGCAGCATGCAGGCCCGCGCATAGGGATCGGGGGCGGGCTTGCCGTTGGCCACGTCGTCCAAAGTCACCGTTGCGGCCAGGTAGGGCAGGATGCCCAGCGTGGCCAGGTTCGCGGCGACCACGGCGGCGCCCGAGTTGGAGGCGCAGGCCTGCCTGATGCCGGCGGCATCCAGGGCCTGCACCACCGCCAGGGCATCCGGCATCGCGGCCAGGCTGCCCTGGTCGGCCAGATACTCGGCATCCAGGTCGGCCAGCCAGGCATCCCGGTCGACATGCGGTGGGAAGCGATGGGCCACCGCCTCCCACACATCATACTGGTGCACGCCGACGAACACGCCGGCGTCCAGGTCCGACAAGTCGACGCCGTGCCGCCGGCAGGTCGCGTAGAAGACCCGCTCGTGGAGCGGCTCGCTGTCGATCAGCGTGCCGTCCACGTCCCACACCACCGCCTCGGCGGCAAAACGCGCGTCTTCCATGATCAGCGCAGCGTGCCGACCTTGTCCATGAACCGGCGTACCCGTTCCTTGTCGACCGGGTTCCAGGTATTGCCGTCGACCTTGAAATGCGTGCCGATGATGCAGCCGTCGGCCAGCTTCATGGTCTGCTCGACATTGTCGATGCGCACGCCGGTATTGGCGAACACCGGCGTGTCCGGCAGCGCCTCGCGGACCTTGCGCAGCTCGGTCTGGTCGGCTTCCTGGCCGGTGATGGCGCCGGACACCAGGATCGCGTCGGCGAGCGAGGAGAACACGGCACTCTTGGCGCGCAGCTCGATCGGGCGCTTGTCGAGCGAATCGGCGAACTCGGCGTTGATGTTGAAGAACAGTTTCAGGTCCGGCCGTCCGAGATTGCGGCGCGCCAGGAAGGCGCTTTTGCAGTCCGGCTCCCAGATGCCCATGTCGGAAGCGTACACGCCGGTGAAGATCTCGCGCACGAAGGCAGCGCCGGTGGCGACCGCGATCTCGACGCTGGCGGTCGGATCCCACAGATAGTTGACCCCGAACGGCACCTTCAGCTCGGGCTTCACCGTCGAGATGATCGAGCTCATGGCCACGGCAGAGGCCAGCGGCGCCTTGAGCGAGTAGGGCCGGTCGTTCTCGTTGCCGAACATCACGGCATCCACGCCGCCTTCCTGCAGCGCGCGGATGTCGGCGAGGACGCCCTCGACCAGCTTGGCCATCCCGCCCTTCTCGTCATAGAGCGAGGTGCCCGGCAGCGCGCCGATATGCACCATGGCGATGACGAGCTTCTTCCGCTCCTGCAACAGATCGAACACGATCGCACAACCTTTCCAATAGCAACGCGCTGGGATGAGCCCTCAGCCGTCGACTTCCTGATCGCCCTCGGCGATGACGATCTTGACCCCGTGGCGCCGCAGCGGCTCCTCGATCTCCGGCGGCGGCATCCGGTCGGTGACCAGGGTGGAGATCGTCTCCAGGCCGGCCACCCGCGCGAAGCTGCGCCGGCCGAACTTGCTGCTGTCGCAGAGCACGATCACTTCCGTGGCCCGGCGGATGTAGCCGAGCGTCACCTGGACCTCTTCCACCGAGTAGTCGAACATGCCCTCGGGCGTGATCCCGGCCACGCCGACGAACGCCTTGTTCAGCCAGTGGTCGGCCAGCTGCCGCTGGGTGATGGCCCCGCACAGCGAGCCTTCCCGCGAGCGGAGATAGCCGCCCACCACATAGACGTCCGACATCACCGGGTGCCGGGTGAGGGCGGCCACTGCCTGCAAACTGTTGGTGACGATGCTGAGCCCGGTGCGCGAGCCGATCTCGGCCGCCAGATAGGCGACGGTCGAGCCGACATCGAGGCCGACCACGTCGCGCTCGCCGATCAGCGCCGCCGCGGCGCGCGCCACGGCCTGCTTGGCCTTGGCACGGACATTGCGGCGGGCGGCGAAGGAGGGCTCTGCCGGCGCCGCGGCCGGCCGGGCCAGGACCGCGCCACCATGGGAGCGCTCGATGGCCCCGCTTTGCTGCAAGGAATCCAGGTCGCGCCGGACGGTCATCTCCGAGATGCCGAACTCCTTGGCGATGTCGGATACCGAGATCTCGCCCCGCTCGGTGATCGCCGCATGCAGCGCGCGCCGACGGGCTGCCGCGATCACCGCGACGCCCCGCCGTCCTTCTCCCTCCGGGGTAAGCGGCGGCATGTTGGTGTTGGTCGAGCGTCCAGCCTCGCCGTCCATCCTGCCGCTCCTAGCTGTTCTGCCCGCCTGCGGGCACATCCTCGAATGATGTGCCGAGGATAGCGGCACGCTGATGCTTCCGCAACCAGACCGAACAGATACGAACATGGAGCGGTGTGA
Proteins encoded in this region:
- a CDS encoding BtpA/SgcQ family protein, whose amino-acid sequence is MVFDLLQERKKLVIAMVHIGALPGTSLYDEKGGMAKLVEGVLADIRALQEGGVDAVMFGNENDRPYSLKAPLASAVAMSSIISTVKPELKVPFGVNYLWDPTASVEIAVATGAAFVREIFTGVYASDMGIWEPDCKSAFLARRNLGRPDLKLFFNINAEFADSLDKRPIELRAKSAVFSSLADAILVSGAITGQEADQTELRKVREALPDTPVFANTGVRIDNVEQTMKLADGCIIGTHFKVDGNTWNPVDKERVRRFMDKVGTLR
- a CDS encoding DeoR/GlpR family DNA-binding transcription regulator, with translation MDGEAGRSTNTNMPPLTPEGEGRRGVAVIAAARRRALHAAITERGEISVSDIAKEFGISEMTVRRDLDSLQQSGAIERSHGGAVLARPAAAPAEPSFAARRNVRAKAKQAVARAAAALIGERDVVGLDVGSTVAYLAAEIGSRTGLSIVTNSLQAVAALTRHPVMSDVYVVGGYLRSREGSLCGAITQRQLADHWLNKAFVGVAGITPEGMFDYSVEEVQVTLGYIRRATEVIVLCDSSKFGRRSFARVAGLETISTLVTDRMPPPEIEEPLRRHGVKIVIAEGDQEVDG
- a CDS encoding HAD family hydrolase, producing MEDARFAAEAVVWDVDGTLIDSEPLHERVFYATCRRHGVDLSDLDAGVFVGVHQYDVWEAVAHRFPPHVDRDAWLADLDAEYLADQGSLAAMPDALAVVQALDAAGIRQACASNSGAAVVAANLATLGILPYLAATVTLDDVANGKPAPDPYARACMLLGVSPERAVAVEDSITGLMAARAAGLRTIGFAANPHIAGKPEFRALADRLIQRLDELPALVATAPAA
- a CDS encoding FMN-dependent NADH-azoreductase yields the protein MKLLHVDSSILGAASVSRTLSVGIVEKLARTIPGLEITYRDLAAEPVPHLSGAYLAAGSTAPSAHEPALQHDLALSEAVLEEFLAADIVVIGAPMYNFTISTQLKAWIDRLAVAGRTFRYTENGPEGLAGGKRIVVASSRGGFYGAGTALAAIDHQEPYLKTIFGFFGITDIEYVRAEGVATGEAQRTKALDDAREVITLLQAA